From Candidatus Bathyarchaeota archaeon, one genomic window encodes:
- a CDS encoding glycosyltransferase, translating into MTQRQENNNFNPVIIDATTKEPVDKDCLLEILKAHHVDTAPVENPQIRLEDVLPTLRKAKIILPQAFYKDLADRLGMPFIDYQKVTKLYQEEKRSKLITVMPYPVISKYKVIPLEIEGCCVDLAVDNPLDRRVLLTIQYLFPTRQISLHVVSAKSMEWAIDNIYREIHKKTAMLDLFNRTPDQSAYKVLMPNQKTFIIAVIAAVAVAAIINSMVTFMVLFAAISIGYFIVNPIKIYISLRGFKGGRAPTRITKGEMEWTRDEDLPTYTVLIPVFRESAMLGQNLRNMYNINYPRDKLDIKVLMEEKDEETINEAKRLGLFGCPEKMVEGIPKEEYTEFLKLFDPLIIPKADITTKPRACNYGLLRARGELCVIYDAEDKPDPDQLKKAAIVFLRSPEEVVCLQSKLNFYNADENLLTKWFSIEYANWYEFYLQGLDWIDAPIPLGGTSNHFRKKGLDELGRWDPYNVTEDADLGIRLSRKKLKTEMIDSYTYEEATLTPKCWVVQRSRWYKGHLQTYLVHMRNPRKLYRDLGAAKFWKLQLTFGTSVFIPVINPVLWAVLGVSLIAPNALGWLIPPLLAPICLFNLIVGNLSYLSIYVVACMKLKKYRYIPYALLMPAYWALLSVAAWRGLIQLIKKPFYWDKTTHGVSKVARDKCVT; encoded by the coding sequence ATGACACAAAGACAAGAAAACAACAACTTCAACCCAGTTATCATAGACGCCACCACAAAAGAACCCGTAGACAAAGACTGCCTACTCGAAATCCTAAAAGCCCACCACGTCGACACCGCCCCCGTGGAAAACCCCCAAATCCGCCTCGAAGATGTCCTGCCCACCCTGCGAAAAGCCAAAATCATCCTCCCCCAAGCATTCTACAAAGACCTAGCCGACAGATTAGGCATGCCCTTCATCGACTATCAGAAGGTAACTAAACTCTACCAAGAAGAAAAAAGAAGTAAACTCATAACCGTCATGCCTTACCCAGTTATAAGCAAATACAAAGTCATCCCCCTAGAAATCGAGGGGTGCTGCGTAGATTTAGCTGTCGACAACCCCTTAGACCGCCGCGTTCTACTCACCATCCAGTACCTTTTCCCCACCCGACAAATCAGCCTCCACGTCGTCTCAGCGAAATCCATGGAGTGGGCTATCGACAACATCTATCGGGAAATTCACAAAAAAACCGCCATGCTGGACCTCTTCAACCGTACACCTGACCAGTCAGCTTACAAGGTTTTGATGCCTAACCAAAAAACCTTCATCATAGCCGTCATCGCCGCCGTAGCGGTTGCAGCTATAATTAACTCTATGGTTACGTTTATGGTGCTCTTTGCAGCCATAAGCATCGGCTACTTCATCGTTAACCCCATCAAAATCTACATTTCACTGCGCGGATTCAAAGGCGGCAGAGCACCAACCAGAATCACAAAAGGGGAAATGGAGTGGACAAGAGACGAAGACCTACCAACTTACACCGTGCTCATCCCAGTTTTCCGCGAATCAGCCATGCTGGGACAGAACCTACGCAACATGTACAACATCAACTACCCCCGAGACAAACTCGACATCAAAGTTCTCATGGAAGAAAAAGACGAAGAAACCATAAACGAAGCAAAACGCCTCGGGTTGTTTGGGTGCCCAGAGAAAATGGTAGAAGGCATCCCCAAAGAGGAATACACCGAGTTCCTAAAACTCTTCGACCCCCTAATCATCCCCAAAGCGGACATCACAACCAAGCCCCGTGCCTGCAACTACGGCTTACTGCGAGCCAGAGGGGAACTCTGCGTCATCTACGACGCCGAAGACAAACCCGACCCAGATCAACTCAAAAAAGCCGCCATAGTCTTCCTGCGGTCACCTGAAGAAGTAGTCTGTTTACAGTCAAAGTTGAACTTCTACAACGCTGACGAAAACCTCCTAACTAAATGGTTTAGCATCGAATACGCAAACTGGTATGAATTCTACCTCCAAGGCTTGGACTGGATTGATGCACCCATACCTTTAGGTGGAACCAGCAATCACTTCCGCAAAAAAGGCCTCGACGAGTTAGGCCGCTGGGATCCCTACAACGTCACCGAAGACGCCGACTTAGGCATCAGACTATCGCGTAAGAAACTCAAAACCGAAATGATAGACAGCTACACCTACGAGGAAGCCACCCTGACCCCTAAATGCTGGGTCGTTCAGAGGTCACGATGGTACAAAGGGCACCTTCAAACCTACCTAGTACACATGCGAAACCCCAGAAAACTATACCGAGACTTGGGCGCAGCAAAATTCTGGAAGCTACAGTTAACGTTTGGAACAAGCGTGTTTATTCCAGTAATTAACCCTGTGTTGTGGGCTGTTTTAGGCGTAAGCCTCATCGCGCCGAACGCTTTAGGGTGGCTTATACCGCCTCTGCTGGCGCCGATTTGCCTCTTCAACCTCATAGTCGGCAACCTCTCATACCTCTCAATCTACGTCGTGGCCTGCATGAAACTCAAAAAATACCGCTACATCCCCTACGCATTATTGATGCCAGCGTACTGGGCACTGCTGAGTGTAGCTGCTTGGAGAGGGCTTATTCAACTCATAAAGAAGCCCTTCTACTGGGACAAAACCACCCATGGCGTCTCCAAAGTCGCCAGAGACAAATGCGTCACCTAA